A portion of the Thunnus albacares chromosome 5, fThuAlb1.1, whole genome shotgun sequence genome contains these proteins:
- the zfp64 gene encoding zinc finger protein 64, whose amino-acid sequence MATYNAGGHPVVVEVSPDIHICGFCKQQYNNFEVFLAHKQNGCSLPASDTSAPAATAPLTDSSAEFVFEETYQTCVMRGVKKILTKAQKTPSKKLKPALTSKRHSCCFSGCTFKTQYGQKDMERHLKTHTGEKPFECELCHKRFSRRDKLNMHSRSHTGEKPHKCKHCPYAAADSSSLKKHLRIHYDERPFKCQICPYASRNSSQLTVHLRSHTGDAPFQCQQCDAKFKINSDLKRHIRIHSGEKPYKCDFCEYRCAMKGNLKSHIQIKHGTENSFHCVHCDFKCANKTALRQHSREHQPTQPIQCSKCTYSCSSKGALKVHERIHSEERPFKCDFCNFASKQRSNLVIHKKKFHSDKPEKGSGGKGGRIGGKSGGGDSPKPVSSRYRAKLDAARAFCCDSCDASFVREDSLRSHKKQHRDTQHVLQLHLSTPTDTVNLVPATTSQTQLEVPVTSDSMTPYSTAQLKIIVSHPLSQENPLIPTGVDNQNKTNMVLLSPENQDMVVNSMIQQVNLLAPMQPLGSSQTAEATLEPQTVLLTQLSPEDTNNPLHQALLQTAITAQDSNNGTQTFITTCSELEGLNALIQEGGTEVTVVTEGNTAMVTTATPPDMVCGPSKDMSKPAGTVTVEDSALPCEESALLVPNISLGSQNVVIHGVPLIVSTQPQQSAIEQLSPHTLYSDSHTLEGIPQ is encoded by the exons ATGGCAACATACAACGCAGGAG GACATCCTGTTGTGGTGGAGGTGAGCCCAGATATCCATATCTGTGGCTTCTGCAAGCAGCAGTACAATAATTTTGAAGTCTTCCTCGCTCACAAGCAAAATGGGTGTTCCCTACCCGCCTCTGACACATCAGCCCCCGCAGCAACAGCCCCTCTCACAG ATTCCAGCgcagagtttgtttttgagGAAACCTACCAGACCTGTGTTATGAGAGGTGTCAAAAAGATCCTGACCAAAGCACAGAAAACACCTTCCAAAAAATTAAAACCTGCCCTGACTTCAAAgagacacagctgctgtttctcag GTTGCACTTTTAAGACACAGTATGGCCAAAAAGACATGGAACGGCATCTCAAAACCCACACCG GTGAGAAGCCGTTTGAGTGTGAGCTGTGCCACAAGCGCTTCAGCCGGCGGGACAAGCTCAATATGCACAGCCGCTCACACACAGGCGAGAAGCCGCACAAGTGTAAACACTGTCCCTATGCAGCGGCGGATAGCAGCAGTTTGAAGAAGCACCTGCGTATCCACTATGACGAACGGCCGTTTAAATGCCAGATCTGTCCTTACGCCAGCCGCAACTCCAGCCAACTCACCGTGCACCTCCGCTCGCACACAG GGGATGCACCTTTCCAGTGCCAACAGTGTGATGCAAAGTTCAAAATCAACTCAGACCTGAAGAGGCACATCCGGATTCACTCCGGCGAAAAGCCTTACAAGTGTGATTTTTGTGAATACCGCTGCGCCATGAAAGGCAACCTGAAATCCCACATTCAGATCAAACACGGCACCGAGAACTCCTTCCACTGCGTACACTGCGATTTCAAGTGTGCCAACAAAACTGCTCTGCGGCAACACTCGCGAGAACACCAACCCACTCAGCCCATTCAGTGCTCCAAGTGCACTTACTCCTGCTCCAGCAAGGGGGCGCTCAAAGTCCACGAGAGGATCCACTCGGAGGAGCGCCCCTTTAAATGTGACTTCTGCAACTTTGCCTCCAAGCAGCGCAGCAACCTTGTCATCCATAAAAAGAAGTTCCACTCGGATAAGCCTGAGAAAGGCAGCGGCGGGAAAGGTGGCAGAATCGGAGGAAAGAGCGGTGGTGGTGACTCTCCGAAGCCTGTCAGCTCCCGGTACCGAGCCAAACTAGATGCGGCTCGAGCCTTCTGCTGCGACTCATGCGATGCTTCTTTTGTCAGGGAAGACTCGCTACGGAGCCACAAGAAGCAACACAGAGACACTCAGCATGTGTTGCAGCTCCATCTCTCAACTCCAACCGATACAGTCAACTTGGTTCCCGCCACAACGTCACAGACCCAGCTCGAAGTTCCTGTCACATCTGACTCAATGACTCCTTACAGCACTGCACAGCTCAAAATCATTGTATCCCACCCTCTGAGCCAGGAGAACCCCTTAATTCCAACCGGTGTTGATAATCAGAATAAGACCAACATGGTCCTGCTAAGCCCAGAAAACCAGGACATGGTAGTCAACTCCATGATCCAACAGGTCAACCTACTAGCACCTATGCAACCACTTGGGTCGTCTCAGACCGCAGAAGCCACCCTTGAACCCCAGACGGTCCTGTTGACGCAGCTCAGCCCAGAAGATACCAACAACCCTCTCCACCAGGCGCTGCTGCAGACGGCCATAACCGCTCAGGACTCCAACAACGGCACGCAGACTTTCATCACCACCTGCTCTGAACTGGAGGGCCTCAACGCTTTGATCCAGGAGGGTGGCACGGAGGTTACGGTAGTGACAGAAGGGAACACCGCCATGGTGACCACAGCAACTCCACCAGACATGGTGTGCGGACCATCGAAAGACATGTCCAAGCCAGCAGGGACAGTAACAGTCGAGGACAGTGCCTTACCCTGTGAGGAAAGCGCGTTACTGGTGCCAAACATCAGCCTTGGGAGCCAAAATGTCGTCATCCACGGCGTTCCGCTGATCGTGTCCACTCAGCCGCAGCAGAGCGCAATAGAGCAGCTCTCTCCTCACACCCTCTACtcagattcacacacactggAAGGCATCCCGCAATAA